A single window of Rhodococcus jostii RHA1 DNA harbors:
- a CDS encoding aldehyde dehydrogenase family protein, which yields MTTTIHTTWDRSSILVGGDWIPVTDCTQVHDPATEAVIGRSASAGADHVDAAVAEARSAGTAWGAGAPGDRADILDDLCTHLRARRQLLVDTTVAEVGAPVTVAEEAHIDLGIEILASYARLARDLPFRERLGRTVLLRRPAGVVACITPWNYPFYQLAAKVGAALAAGCTTVVKPAELTPLSTYLFADAALDAGVPPGVLNLVPGSGRTVGAALAAHPGVDVVSFTGSTAVGRGVAHAAAESLKRACLELGGKSASVVLGDAPLPAAVTATVDAAMLNSGQTCSAWTRLLVPRARYEEAVELAADHADTLRVGDPRDRATQLGPVISAAQRRSIAEAVDAAVAGGARLAAGGSGVPAGLETGHYLRPTVLAEVGPHDPIVRDEIFGPVLVVLPHDGDEDAIRLANDSDYGLGGAVWSADPERALGVAARMDTGQVDINGAPFNPEAPFGGWKSSGLGRELGRFGVEEFTELTAVQH from the coding sequence ATGACCACCACGATTCACACCACCTGGGACCGCAGCTCGATCCTCGTCGGCGGGGACTGGATTCCCGTCACCGACTGCACGCAGGTGCACGACCCGGCCACCGAGGCCGTGATCGGCCGGTCGGCGTCGGCCGGAGCCGACCACGTCGATGCCGCCGTCGCGGAGGCACGTTCCGCCGGAACAGCTTGGGGTGCAGGCGCTCCCGGGGATCGCGCCGACATCCTCGACGACCTGTGCACCCACCTGCGCGCGCGGAGGCAGCTCCTCGTCGACACCACCGTCGCGGAAGTGGGAGCCCCGGTGACCGTGGCCGAGGAAGCGCACATCGACCTCGGTATCGAGATCCTCGCATCGTATGCGCGGCTCGCGAGGGACCTTCCGTTCCGGGAACGGCTGGGCCGGACGGTGCTGCTGCGCCGTCCCGCGGGTGTCGTCGCCTGCATCACGCCGTGGAACTACCCCTTCTACCAGCTCGCAGCCAAGGTGGGAGCGGCTCTCGCGGCGGGATGCACCACCGTCGTCAAGCCGGCCGAACTCACTCCGCTGTCCACCTACCTGTTCGCCGACGCCGCACTCGATGCCGGCGTTCCGCCCGGGGTCCTGAACCTGGTTCCGGGCAGCGGTCGAACGGTAGGGGCCGCGCTGGCCGCGCATCCCGGGGTCGACGTGGTGTCCTTCACCGGCTCCACCGCCGTCGGCAGGGGCGTCGCGCACGCCGCCGCCGAATCCCTGAAACGCGCGTGCCTCGAACTCGGCGGCAAATCGGCCTCCGTGGTGCTCGGCGATGCCCCACTGCCGGCGGCGGTCACCGCGACCGTCGACGCCGCCATGCTCAACTCGGGTCAGACGTGCAGCGCGTGGACTCGCCTGCTCGTGCCGCGCGCACGGTACGAGGAGGCGGTCGAACTCGCCGCCGACCACGCCGACACGTTGCGCGTGGGTGATCCCCGGGATCGCGCGACGCAACTCGGCCCGGTGATCTCGGCTGCGCAGCGACGCTCGATCGCGGAGGCGGTCGACGCGGCGGTCGCCGGCGGGGCCCGCCTGGCAGCGGGAGGTTCCGGTGTGCCCGCCGGCCTGGAAACGGGCCACTACCTGCGGCCGACGGTGCTCGCCGAAGTCGGACCGCACGACCCGATCGTGCGTGACGAGATCTTCGGGCCGGTGCTGGTCGTCCTTCCGCACGACGGCGACGAGGACGCTATCCGGCTCGCCAACGACAGCGACTACGGGCTCGGCGGCGCCGTGTGGTCGGCCGACCCGGAACGCGCACTGGGCGTCGCGGCCCGGATGGACACCGGTCAGGTCGACATCAACGGCGCCCCGTTCAACCCCGAGGCCCCGTTCGGCGGCTGGAAGTCCTCCGGCCTGGGCCGGGAGCTCGGCCGGTTCGGCGTCGAGGAGTTCACCGAGCTGACGGCGGTGCAGCACTGA
- a CDS encoding APC family permease codes for MKTVHDGSTTEDTMMSSAESTDAEAQLPRGILPTWAVFGVSLGILAPASTLALAIGVVVTIAGNLSWITWAVTSVLVLGFAGGIGWLAKRFTTTGGTYGLAARAAGKPAGFFVMVTHLASSLVAGPACVIGSAIYLDAFLQKVGLPASTWTLGICAGAVAVAVTALNLREVKLSAKLLLVIEFFTVAVIVVLLIVVLANSDTGPIDSRQFDFHGFSATAILATAGFSVFSLAGFDHAATLGREARHPKRAISFAVVGSVLACGVLYIVATYIIVLGFRGVPIDNMNAPLDTLAEHNGVGWLGYLIDIGVAISFFGSTLGVMAGTSRTVYTLARDGLLPARLGKVSARHGTPVGAVTTLGVIYLVAGLLGVVVTAAETSYGLLGTYAGYMLIAAYGLTALAAGYCAVRSRSLRLGIGLATVLAAIGSVLVYWYSFNPFPSGARGVVAWIFFATVLGYIALYCYLRLRKPLVFARIGESDRKTTLEVDADEQAGAVR; via the coding sequence ATGAAGACTGTGCACGATGGATCGACCACGGAGGACACGATGATGTCCTCGGCGGAAAGCACCGACGCCGAGGCACAGCTGCCGCGCGGAATCCTCCCGACGTGGGCAGTGTTCGGAGTGTCGCTCGGCATCCTGGCGCCCGCATCCACGCTGGCCCTCGCGATCGGTGTCGTCGTCACGATCGCAGGCAACCTCAGCTGGATCACCTGGGCCGTGACCTCGGTGCTGGTCCTCGGGTTCGCCGGGGGCATCGGCTGGCTGGCCAAACGCTTCACCACCACCGGCGGAACGTACGGACTCGCGGCTCGCGCGGCAGGCAAGCCGGCCGGATTCTTCGTGATGGTCACCCACCTCGCGTCGTCACTCGTCGCGGGACCCGCGTGCGTGATCGGCTCGGCGATCTACCTCGACGCATTCCTCCAGAAGGTGGGTCTGCCTGCGAGCACGTGGACGCTCGGCATCTGCGCCGGGGCCGTCGCAGTCGCCGTGACCGCCCTGAACCTTCGTGAAGTGAAGCTGTCCGCGAAGCTGCTGCTGGTGATCGAATTCTTCACGGTGGCAGTGATCGTCGTGCTCCTGATCGTGGTTCTCGCGAATTCGGACACCGGTCCGATCGACAGTAGGCAGTTCGACTTCCACGGCTTCAGTGCCACAGCGATTCTCGCGACCGCGGGCTTCTCCGTGTTCTCCCTCGCCGGATTCGACCACGCCGCCACCTTGGGGCGGGAGGCGCGTCATCCCAAGCGGGCCATCAGCTTCGCCGTCGTCGGGTCGGTCCTGGCCTGCGGGGTGCTCTACATCGTCGCCACCTACATCATCGTGCTCGGCTTCCGCGGGGTGCCGATCGACAACATGAACGCACCCCTCGACACCCTCGCCGAGCACAACGGCGTCGGGTGGCTCGGCTACCTGATCGACATCGGTGTCGCCATCAGCTTCTTCGGATCCACGCTCGGAGTCATGGCAGGCACCAGCCGGACCGTGTACACCCTGGCCCGCGACGGTCTGCTGCCCGCTCGCCTCGGCAAGGTCAGTGCCCGCCACGGCACCCCCGTCGGTGCGGTGACGACCCTCGGCGTCATCTACCTCGTGGCCGGGCTCCTCGGCGTGGTGGTGACGGCGGCGGAGACGTCGTACGGCCTGCTCGGGACGTACGCCGGCTACATGCTGATCGCCGCCTACGGACTCACCGCACTGGCGGCCGGCTATTGCGCGGTCCGGTCGCGGTCGCTGCGCCTGGGCATCGGACTCGCAACCGTCCTCGCCGCGATCGGGTCCGTGCTCGTCTACTGGTACAGCTTCAACCCGTTCCCGTCCGGGGCGCGGGGCGTGGTCGCGTGGATCTTCTTCGCGACCGTGCTCGGCTACATCGCCCTGTACTGCTACCTGCGGCTCCGCAAGCCGCTCGTCTTCGCGCGGATCGGTGAGTCCGACCGGAAGACAACCCTCGAAGTCGATGCCGACGAGCAGGCGGGCGCGGTGCGCTGA
- a CDS encoding acetate--CoA ligase family protein produces the protein MTTVVAESVTHLSAFSDPASVAVVGASADPAKWGYWLASGALMGEHRRRVHLVNRRTDTLLEHPCHPNLSALPEVPDLVALCVPAPFVSDVVDEALTLGVRGFLGVTAGVPGEAELAARIRSAGARLVGTNSLGIYDSATDLSLAWGRFTPGPLAIISQSGQLGSELAALGARHGVGVSRFVSIGNQSDVTAAELLAELGGHDPTRVIALYLESFSDGESLFRTLRALRDTGRPTLLLTVGASAASTRLARSHTGSLTSALDVVDAACRAAGVLRVSSPDELITVARAFLSTTVPAGNRVAIVGDSGGQCAIAADVTSASALTVPDFSPALAESVALQLPAGAASNNPVDLAGAGEQDLGSYASVVGRLLRADESDAVVLTGYFGCYARDAPTLAEHEAAVAERIGRASAETGKPVVVHTMAPESSTAQALWRHGVPVFDTVDSAVRALSGLSRLRPPQPSNHALSEPVPRDGLRPGYWAARELLTELGVAFPDGGVVHTHEEAVELAGRLRAPFVLKASWLEHKSEAGGVAVGIDGPEQLARTFEDMHSRLGDGDYVLEEQDTRAGTVEILVGARRDPDLGPVIVVGAGGTETEVLQDICLESAPVGPGDALAMLERLRCMPLLRGWRGRPAVSVDGVVDVITRVSRLIAERPDIAEIELNPVRVAPDGALTVDALVVAAEPAPAP, from the coding sequence ATGACCACTGTGGTGGCCGAGTCCGTCACACACCTGAGCGCCTTCTCCGACCCTGCCTCGGTAGCCGTCGTCGGCGCCTCCGCCGATCCCGCGAAGTGGGGTTACTGGCTGGCGAGCGGCGCCCTGATGGGCGAACACCGCCGCCGAGTTCATCTGGTCAACAGGAGAACCGACACCCTCCTCGAACACCCGTGCCACCCGAACCTGTCTGCCCTCCCCGAGGTCCCCGACCTCGTGGCGCTCTGCGTGCCGGCGCCGTTCGTCTCGGACGTGGTGGACGAGGCCCTCACACTCGGCGTCCGCGGATTCCTCGGCGTCACCGCGGGCGTCCCCGGCGAAGCCGAACTCGCGGCCCGGATCCGCAGTGCCGGAGCGCGACTCGTCGGCACCAACAGTCTCGGCATCTACGACAGCGCCACCGACCTCTCGCTGGCATGGGGACGGTTCACACCCGGGCCGCTCGCGATCATCTCGCAGAGCGGGCAACTCGGCTCCGAACTCGCCGCGCTCGGCGCCCGGCACGGTGTGGGCGTCTCCCGGTTCGTCTCCATCGGTAACCAGTCCGACGTCACCGCCGCCGAACTGCTCGCCGAGCTCGGCGGCCACGACCCGACGCGCGTGATCGCCCTGTACCTCGAAAGCTTCAGCGACGGTGAATCCCTGTTCCGGACGTTGCGCGCCCTGCGCGACACCGGACGACCGACCCTGCTGCTGACGGTCGGCGCCAGCGCCGCGAGCACGCGTCTGGCGCGTTCCCACACGGGCTCGCTCACCTCTGCCCTAGACGTCGTCGACGCCGCGTGCCGCGCAGCGGGAGTGCTCCGCGTGAGCAGCCCCGACGAGTTGATCACCGTCGCCCGGGCATTCCTCTCCACCACCGTTCCTGCCGGCAACCGCGTCGCCATCGTCGGCGACAGCGGCGGGCAGTGCGCGATCGCCGCGGACGTGACGAGCGCGAGCGCATTGACCGTTCCCGACTTCTCCCCGGCGCTCGCCGAATCCGTTGCCCTGCAACTGCCGGCCGGTGCAGCCAGCAACAACCCGGTGGACCTCGCCGGGGCGGGCGAGCAAGATCTGGGAAGTTACGCGAGCGTCGTCGGCCGTCTCCTCCGTGCCGACGAGTCGGACGCCGTGGTGCTCACCGGGTATTTCGGCTGCTACGCGCGGGACGCTCCCACTCTCGCCGAACACGAAGCGGCCGTGGCCGAACGGATCGGCCGGGCGTCCGCGGAGACCGGCAAACCCGTCGTCGTCCACACCATGGCTCCGGAATCGAGCACCGCACAGGCGTTGTGGCGGCACGGCGTCCCCGTGTTCGACACGGTCGACTCCGCGGTCCGCGCCCTGTCCGGGCTGTCCCGCCTGCGACCGCCGCAACCGTCGAACCACGCCCTCTCCGAGCCCGTTCCGCGGGACGGACTCCGGCCCGGATACTGGGCCGCGCGCGAACTCCTCACCGAACTCGGAGTCGCCTTCCCCGACGGCGGAGTCGTGCACACCCACGAGGAGGCGGTCGAACTGGCCGGCCGTTTGCGGGCCCCGTTCGTCCTCAAGGCGAGTTGGCTCGAGCACAAGAGCGAGGCGGGCGGCGTCGCGGTCGGCATCGACGGTCCCGAACAGCTGGCGCGCACCTTCGAGGACATGCACTCACGGCTCGGCGACGGCGACTACGTGCTCGAGGAGCAGGACACCCGGGCGGGCACCGTGGAGATCCTGGTCGGCGCGCGCCGTGATCCCGACCTCGGTCCGGTGATCGTAGTGGGCGCCGGCGGAACCGAAACCGAAGTGCTCCAGGACATCTGTCTCGAATCTGCCCCGGTCGGACCCGGCGATGCCCTCGCGATGCTCGAACGCCTCCGCTGCATGCCGCTTCTCCGCGGGTGGCGGGGACGCCCCGCGGTGTCCGTCGACGGCGTGGTCGACGTGATCACACGGGTGTCCCGGTTGATCGCGGAACGGCCCGACATCGCCGAGATCGAATTGAATCCGGTCCGCGTCGCCCCGGACGGAGCGCTCACCGTCGACGCGCTCGTCGTGGCCGCCGAACCGGCCCCCGCCCCGTGA
- a CDS encoding SDR family oxidoreductase — MTDTHSPGLVPNTADEFEGRVAVVTGGGSGIGRAVAMRWAAAGGTVVVFGRRQNTLEDTVRAAEGVGGKAQAVVCDVRDSDAVDAAIDGVVDRYGRLDALVNNAAGNFVVPSEDLSPGGWKAVVDIVLNGTFYCTRAAGRHMLATGRGTILNTIASYAWHGHPGTVHSAAAKAGVVAMTRTLAVEWGGRGVRINCIAPGPTETEGAGAALWPTEQDRARVLSSVPAARFTTPEEVAESAAFLLSDRSGYITGEVLVTDGGQWLGKSVYTDSQAAAR; from the coding sequence ATGACCGACACCCACTCCCCCGGCCTCGTCCCGAACACCGCCGACGAATTCGAAGGCCGCGTCGCCGTCGTCACGGGTGGCGGCTCCGGAATCGGGCGCGCCGTCGCGATGCGGTGGGCGGCCGCGGGCGGCACCGTCGTCGTCTTCGGCCGCAGGCAGAACACGCTCGAGGACACCGTCCGGGCGGCCGAGGGGGTCGGCGGGAAAGCCCAGGCAGTGGTGTGCGACGTGCGGGATTCCGACGCCGTGGACGCCGCAATCGACGGGGTGGTCGATCGCTACGGCCGCCTCGACGCCCTCGTCAACAACGCCGCAGGCAACTTCGTGGTTCCCAGCGAGGACCTCTCGCCGGGCGGGTGGAAGGCCGTCGTGGACATCGTCCTGAACGGCACGTTCTACTGCACCCGCGCAGCGGGCCGCCACATGCTGGCGACCGGTCGCGGCACCATCCTCAACACCATCGCCAGCTACGCGTGGCACGGTCATCCCGGCACCGTCCACAGTGCGGCAGCCAAGGCGGGTGTCGTCGCGATGACGCGCACGCTGGCCGTGGAATGGGGCGGACGCGGCGTCCGGATCAACTGCATCGCACCGGGACCGACCGAAACCGAGGGAGCCGGGGCGGCCCTGTGGCCCACCGAGCAGGATCGCGCCCGCGTGCTGTCGAGTGTCCCGGCTGCTCGATTCACGACGCCGGAGGAAGTCGCCGAATCCGCGGCCTTCTTGCTCAGCGACCGCTCCGGCTACATCACCGGCGAGGTCCTCGTCACCGACGGCGGCCAATGGCTCGGCAAGTCCGTGTACACGGATTCGCAAGCGGCGGCCCGATGA